A DNA window from Streptomyces canus contains the following coding sequences:
- a CDS encoding PP2C family protein-serine/threonine phosphatase, whose amino-acid sequence MSDRTSDTDSSDCAAIDYAAVFQALPGMVALLTPDLVYADVNAEFLHMAGRRREELVGRYLFDVFPDNPNDPAATGMRNLAASLRRVLETGERDSMALQRYDVEAPGRPGEWEERYWSPCNAPILGAAGNVELLVHRVEEVTELIRARGGPSADRNRVLEAELYTRARELQEVNERLRQAQALDREVALTLQEAMLPTSRQTLHHRAAVRYRPAVGTLNVCGDWYDLVDLVGGHRVGVSVGDVVGHGLPAAGVMGQLRSALSAASRVAGGPAEALDVLGRYAHVVDGAESATAVTTFIDLDHGTLTYSSAGHPPPMLVHPDGRVECLDKATDPPLDARPDPMPRVQAATTFTSGATLALYTDGLVERRREDIDTGLARLADSLARHREDDPEALADAVLLELLPPGGATDDTALVIVRL is encoded by the coding sequence ATGAGCGACAGAACCAGCGACACCGACTCCAGCGACTGCGCAGCCATCGACTACGCAGCAGTGTTCCAGGCACTGCCCGGCATGGTCGCGCTGCTCACGCCCGACCTGGTGTACGCGGACGTCAACGCCGAGTTCCTGCACATGGCCGGGCGCCGGCGCGAGGAGCTCGTGGGCCGCTATCTCTTCGACGTCTTCCCGGACAACCCGAACGACCCCGCGGCGACCGGTATGCGCAATCTGGCCGCCTCCCTGCGCCGGGTGCTGGAGACCGGCGAGCGCGACTCCATGGCCCTACAGCGGTACGACGTCGAGGCACCCGGTCGGCCGGGAGAGTGGGAGGAGCGGTACTGGAGCCCCTGCAACGCCCCGATCCTCGGCGCGGCCGGCAACGTCGAGCTGCTCGTGCACCGGGTCGAGGAAGTCACCGAGCTGATCCGGGCCCGCGGCGGCCCGAGCGCCGACCGGAACCGGGTCCTGGAGGCCGAGCTGTACACCCGCGCCCGTGAACTCCAGGAGGTCAACGAACGGTTGCGGCAGGCCCAGGCCCTTGACCGCGAGGTCGCGTTGACACTCCAGGAGGCCATGCTGCCCACCTCCCGGCAGACGTTGCATCACAGGGCCGCCGTGCGCTACCGGCCCGCGGTCGGCACCCTGAACGTGTGCGGCGACTGGTACGACCTCGTCGACCTGGTGGGCGGCCACCGCGTCGGTGTCTCGGTCGGTGACGTGGTGGGCCACGGGCTCCCGGCCGCCGGGGTGATGGGCCAGTTGCGCAGCGCCCTGAGCGCCGCCTCCCGGGTGGCCGGGGGTCCGGCCGAGGCCCTGGACGTGCTGGGCCGGTACGCCCACGTCGTGGACGGCGCCGAGTCGGCGACCGCGGTCACCACGTTCATCGACCTCGACCACGGCACCCTCACCTACAGCAGCGCGGGGCATCCACCGCCGATGCTGGTGCACCCCGACGGCCGGGTGGAGTGCCTGGACAAGGCGACCGACCCGCCGCTCGACGCCCGTCCCGACCCGATGCCCCGGGTGCAGGCCGCGACCACCTTCACCAGCGGCGCCACCCTCGCCCTGTACACCGACGGCCTGGTGGAGCGGCGCCGCGAGGACATCGACACCGGGCTCGCCCGGCTCGCCGACTCCCTCGCCCGGCACCGTGAGGACGATCCCGAGGCCCTCGCGGACGCGGTCCTGCTGGAGCTGCTCCCGCCCGGCGGCGCCACGGACGACACGGCGCTGGTCATCGTACGGCTTTGA